Proteins encoded by one window of bacterium:
- a CDS encoding energy-dependent translational throttle protein EttA, producing the protein MWRSRPAASWFRTACRSRWTCRPSGRTAEPSGAEAPRGGQRVRAAPRQLTRSVPGRGWRAPALTLAVSERHPPTSPGYVRGRQPRTARSTLSTPQFIYVMKGLRKVVPPNREVLKGLWLSFYPGAKIGVVGPNGAGKSTLLRIMAGVDTDFQGEAWAAKGTRIGYLPQEPQLDPNLDVRGNVEQAVKYARDLLRRFDEVNAKFAEPMSDEEMAALLEEQARLQDAIEAAGAWDLDRKIEIAMEALRLPAPDADVTKLSGGERRRVALCRVLLEEPDLLLLDEPTNHLDAESVAWLERHLAEFKGTVVAVTHDRYFLDNVAQWILELDRGEGIPWEGNYSSWLEQKRERLRIEEKQHTARMRTLERELEWIRMAPRARQAKSKARINAYEQLLNEDVREKIGRAEIVIPPGPRLGDDVVIFEGVTKAYGDRVLFEDLTFRLPRGGIVGVIGANGTGKTTLLRLITGQESPDAGTIRIGPTVKLAYVDQTRDTLDPEKTIWEEISGGEEEIELGKAKVNSRAYCSWFGFKGADQQKKVGVLSGGERNRVHLAKLLRSGGNLILLDEPTNDLDVDTLRALEEALLGFAGCAVVVSHDRWFLDRIATHILAFEGDSRVVWFEGNYQEYEADRKKRLGPEADQPHRVKYKKLVRS; encoded by the coding sequence ATGTGGCGCTCGAGGCCGGCGGCTTCATGGTTTCGAACCGCGTGCAGATCTCGCTGGACGTGCAGGCCATCCGGCAGGACGGCTGAGCCGTCAGGCGCGGAGGCCCCGCGCGGAGGGCAGCGGGTTCGCGCCGCTCCCCGCCAGCTGACCCGTTCCGTCCCGGGGCGGGGGTGGAGAGCCCCCGCCCTCACCCTTGCCGTTTCGGAGAGACACCCGCCGACGTCTCCGGGGTATGTCAGGGGCCGGCAACCCCGAACCGCGAGGAGCACGTTGAGCACACCTCAGTTCATCTACGTGATGAAGGGGCTCCGGAAGGTCGTCCCGCCGAACCGGGAGGTCCTGAAGGGGCTCTGGCTGTCGTTCTATCCTGGCGCGAAGATCGGTGTGGTGGGCCCGAACGGCGCCGGCAAGAGCACGCTGCTGCGGATCATGGCCGGCGTCGACACGGACTTCCAGGGCGAGGCGTGGGCGGCGAAGGGGACGCGCATCGGCTATCTGCCGCAGGAGCCGCAGCTCGACCCGAACCTGGATGTCCGCGGGAACGTCGAGCAGGCGGTCAAGTACGCGCGCGACCTGCTCCGTCGCTTCGACGAGGTGAACGCGAAGTTCGCCGAGCCGATGTCGGATGAGGAGATGGCGGCGCTGCTGGAGGAGCAGGCGCGGCTGCAGGATGCGATCGAGGCGGCGGGGGCGTGGGACCTGGACCGCAAGATCGAGATCGCGATGGAAGCGCTGCGGCTGCCGGCGCCGGATGCGGATGTCACCAAGCTGTCCGGTGGTGAGCGGCGCCGCGTGGCGCTGTGCCGGGTGCTGCTGGAGGAGCCGGACCTGCTGCTGCTCGATGAGCCGACGAACCACCTGGACGCCGAGTCGGTCGCCTGGCTGGAGCGCCACCTCGCCGAGTTCAAGGGCACGGTCGTCGCGGTCACGCACGACCGCTACTTCCTGGACAACGTCGCCCAGTGGATCCTCGAGCTGGACCGCGGGGAGGGCATCCCGTGGGAGGGGAACTACTCGTCCTGGCTCGAGCAGAAGCGCGAACGGCTGCGGATCGAGGAGAAGCAGCACACTGCGCGGATGCGCACCCTGGAGCGCGAGCTCGAGTGGATCCGCATGGCGCCGCGGGCACGACAGGCGAAGAGCAAGGCGCGGATCAACGCCTACGAGCAGCTCCTGAACGAGGACGTGCGGGAGAAGATCGGCCGCGCCGAGATCGTGATCCCGCCCGGCCCACGGCTCGGAGACGACGTCGTCATCTTCGAGGGCGTCACCAAGGCGTACGGCGACCGTGTGCTGTTCGAGGACCTCACGTTCCGGCTGCCGCGCGGCGGCATCGTCGGGGTGATCGGTGCGAACGGCACGGGCAAGACGACGCTGCTGCGGCTCATCACCGGGCAGGAGAGTCCCGATGCCGGCACGATCCGGATCGGCCCGACGGTCAAGCTCGCGTACGTGGACCAGACCCGGGACACGCTCGATCCCGAGAAGACGATCTGGGAGGAGATCTCCGGCGGCGAGGAAGAGATCGAGCTGGGCAAGGCGAAGGTCAACTCGCGGGCGTACTGCTCCTGGTTCGGCTTCAAGGGTGCGGACCAGCAGAAGAAGGTCGGCGTGCTGTCCGGCGGCGAGCGCAACCGCGTCCACCTCGCCAAGCTGCTCCGCTCCGGCGGCAACCTGATCCTGCTGGACGAGCCGACCAACGACCTGGACGTGGACACGCTGCGGGCGCTGGAGGAAGCGTTGCTCGGCTTTGCCGGCTGCGCCGTCGTCGTGTCCCACGACCGCTGGTTCCTCGACCGCATCGCCACCCACATCCTCGCCTTCGAGGGCGACAGCCGGGTCGTCTGGTTCGAGGGCAACTACCAGGAGTACGAGGCGGACCGGAAGAAGCGGCTCGGCCCCGAGGCCGACCAGCCGCATCGGGTGAAGTACAAGAAGCTCGTGCGGTCGTGA
- a CDS encoding kynureninase, with amino-acid sequence MPVTPEQLYRSPNALAPHYSRFDVANRLLLTGHSHQAWPDRGFEGQVQAWLDAARYVDDKWEHAFARAERVRRGYARLLGDDDGAIALGANTHELLIRFLSALPLRERPRLVTTTGEFHTIRRQLDRLAEEGIEIHKVPHEPAADLAERLAAAVNARTAAVLVSSVLYINGHIVPGLGAVMAACRREGAALLVDVYHHLNVVPFSVRDEGLEDAFITGGGYKYCQLGEGNAFLRTPPGCELRPVITGWFSEFSALTVERRDGRVPYGVGPDRFAGATYDPTSHYRAAEVFAFFEEHGLTPELLREVSQHQVGRLAEAFDAADLDPALISRDRSVPLSALGGFLALRSPYAGELVRRLRQRGVYADHRGDVLRLGPAPYLSDSQLDDAAAALVESVRSLER; translated from the coding sequence ATGCCCGTGACGCCCGAGCAGCTCTACCGCTCGCCCAACGCGCTGGCGCCGCACTACAGCCGGTTCGACGTCGCGAACCGGTTGCTCCTCACTGGCCACTCCCACCAGGCCTGGCCCGACCGCGGCTTCGAGGGCCAGGTGCAGGCCTGGCTCGACGCCGCGCGTTACGTGGACGACAAGTGGGAGCACGCCTTCGCGCGCGCCGAGCGCGTCCGCCGGGGCTACGCCCGCCTCTTGGGGGACGACGATGGCGCGATCGCGCTCGGCGCGAACACGCACGAGCTCCTCATCCGCTTCCTTTCGGCGCTGCCGTTACGGGAGCGGCCGAGGCTGGTCACCACCACCGGCGAGTTCCATACGATCCGCCGGCAGCTCGACCGGCTCGCCGAGGAGGGCATCGAGATCCACAAGGTGCCCCACGAGCCCGCCGCCGACCTGGCCGAGCGGCTCGCCGCGGCCGTGAATGCCCGGACCGCCGCGGTCCTCGTCTCGTCCGTCCTGTACATCAACGGCCACATCGTGCCTGGCCTGGGCGCGGTGATGGCCGCGTGCCGGCGCGAGGGCGCTGCGCTCCTCGTCGACGTCTACCACCACCTCAACGTCGTGCCGTTCTCGGTTCGTGACGAAGGCCTCGAGGACGCGTTCATCACCGGCGGCGGATACAAGTACTGCCAGCTCGGCGAGGGCAACGCGTTCCTGCGCACGCCGCCGGGCTGCGAGCTGCGCCCCGTCATCACCGGCTGGTTCAGCGAGTTCTCCGCGCTGACGGTCGAACGGCGGGATGGCCGGGTGCCCTACGGCGTCGGCCCCGACCGCTTCGCCGGCGCGACCTACGACCCGACCAGCCACTACCGTGCGGCCGAGGTCTTCGCGTTCTTCGAGGAGCACGGCCTGACGCCGGAGCTGCTCCGCGAGGTGAGTCAACACCAGGTCGGCCGGCTGGCCGAGGCGTTCGACGCCGCGGACCTCGATCCCGCCCTCATCTCGCGTGACCGCAGCGTCCCGCTCTCCGCGCTCGGCGGTTTCCTCGCCCTCCGGTCCCCGTACGCCGGCGAACTCGTCCGCCGGCTCCGGCAGCGGGGCGTGTACGCCGATCACCGGGGCGACGTCCTGCGGCTCGGCCCCGCGCCGTACCTGTCCGACTCCCAGCTCGATGACGCGGCCGCGGCGCTGGTCGAGAGCGTGCGGTCGCTGGAGCGCTGA
- a CDS encoding tryptophan 2,3-dioxygenase yields the protein MPLTYGSYLRLDELLSLQTPVSEGPEHDEMLFIVIHQVYELWFKEILHELDHLQDLLAADDTPRALHTLKRVLTVLKVLVAQIDVLETMTPLEFLSFRDRLESGSGFQSFQFRALEFALGQKRESAVRHYPEGSPARRMLEERFRRPTVWDSFLHYLARRGYDVPRSLLERDVTRPVEPSPEVQRILIHIYRNDPTVTGVCERLVDMDEGVQEWRYRHVKMVERTIGSKRGTGGSTGAEYLRGTLFRPAFPDLWAIRTEL from the coding sequence ATGCCGCTCACCTACGGCAGTTATCTGCGGCTTGACGAGCTGCTCTCGCTCCAGACCCCGGTCTCCGAGGGGCCGGAGCACGACGAGATGCTGTTCATCGTCATCCACCAGGTCTACGAGCTGTGGTTCAAGGAGATCCTGCACGAGCTGGATCACCTCCAGGACCTGCTGGCGGCCGATGACACCCCGCGCGCGCTGCACACGCTCAAGCGCGTGCTCACCGTCCTCAAGGTCCTGGTCGCGCAGATCGACGTGCTCGAGACCATGACGCCGCTCGAGTTCCTGTCGTTCCGCGACCGGCTCGAATCCGGAAGCGGGTTCCAGTCCTTCCAGTTCCGCGCGCTCGAGTTCGCGCTCGGCCAGAAGCGCGAGAGCGCGGTCCGACACTACCCGGAGGGCAGCCCGGCGCGACGGATGCTGGAGGAGCGGTTCCGTCGCCCCACGGTCTGGGACTCGTTCCTCCACTACCTCGCGCGCCGCGGCTACGACGTGCCGCGCTCGCTGCTCGAGCGCGACGTGACGCGCCCCGTCGAGCCGTCGCCCGAGGTCCAGCGCATCCTGATCCACATCTACCGCAACGACCCGACGGTCACCGGCGTGTGTGAACGACTCGTCGACATGGACGAGGGCGTGCAGGAGTGGCGGTACCGGCACGTGAAGATGGTGGAGCGGACCATCGGCTCGAAGCGCGGGACTGGCGGAAGCACGGGCGCGGAGTATCTGCGCGGCACGCTGTTCCGGCCCGCGTTCCCGGACCTGTGGGCGATCCGCACCGAGCTGTGA
- a CDS encoding CPXCG motif-containing cysteine-rich protein encodes MILPRYPLDGAFPLGDGTADTDAVVQCPYCGETVEIALDPGSGARQEYVEDCPVCCNPWLVVVRYGPDGAAEVRVEAQD; translated from the coding sequence ATGATCTTGCCGCGTTACCCGCTCGACGGTGCCTTCCCGCTGGGCGACGGCACCGCGGACACGGATGCGGTGGTGCAGTGCCCATACTGCGGCGAGACGGTGGAGATCGCCCTGGACCCGGGCAGCGGCGCGCGGCAAGAGTACGTCGAGGACTGCCCGGTCTGTTGCAATCCGTGGTTGGTGGTGGTGAGGTACGGGCCGGACGGGGCCGCCGAGGTGCGGGTCGAGGCGCAGGACTGA
- a CDS encoding ATP-binding protein: MLPLVECRNVGKEFRYASGATSLREWFIRTFSGRKVGRAAPTFRLTGFDLSVGRGSTVAIIGANGSGKSTVLRLIAGIYAPSEGEIRTRGRIGAVVELGMGLHPELTGRENIHLYGTILGMGRSEIRARFSEIVEFAEIGDFIHVPIKYYSSGMLSRLAFSIAMASEPDILLLDEALAVGDQAFRERCTARIAERLNGGAAAIIVSHDLDAVRKHASEVIWLEAGRIRMRGEADEVVDAYLATVAGAPPIEDPRGDPQAPDRQREHFAGT; this comes from the coding sequence ATGCTCCCGCTGGTCGAGTGCCGCAACGTTGGCAAGGAATTCCGCTATGCGTCGGGGGCCACTTCTCTCCGAGAATGGTTCATCCGCACGTTCAGTGGCCGCAAGGTCGGACGGGCCGCCCCCACGTTCCGGCTGACGGGGTTCGACCTGAGCGTGGGTCGGGGCAGCACCGTCGCGATCATCGGCGCCAACGGATCCGGCAAGAGTACGGTTCTGCGGCTGATCGCGGGCATTTATGCGCCTTCGGAGGGTGAGATCCGTACGCGGGGCAGGATCGGTGCGGTCGTCGAGTTGGGCATGGGACTGCACCCGGAGCTGACCGGCAGAGAGAACATCCATCTCTACGGCACGATCCTGGGGATGGGCCGATCGGAGATCCGAGCGCGTTTCTCGGAGATCGTCGAGTTCGCGGAGATCGGAGACTTCATCCACGTTCCGATCAAGTACTACTCGTCGGGAATGCTCTCGCGGCTCGCCTTCTCGATCGCCATGGCATCGGAGCCGGACATCCTCCTGCTGGACGAGGCGTTGGCGGTTGGCGACCAGGCCTTCCGAGAGCGGTGCACCGCACGGATCGCGGAGCGGCTCAACGGCGGTGCGGCCGCCATCATCGTGTCGCATGACCTCGATGCGGTCCGGAAGCACGCCTCGGAGGTCATCTGGCTGGAAGCGGGGAGGATCAGGATGCGGGGCGAGGCGGACGAGGTCGTGGACGCGTATCTGGCGACCGTAGCCGGCGCACCGCCGATCGAGGACCCGAGGGGTGACCCGCAAGCGCCCGACAGGCAGCGCGAACACTTCGCCGGGACTTGA
- a CDS encoding glycoside hydrolase family 2, producing the protein MGDAVVDFDLERGGRVEGLDGRRQALVLVRFRGRPVHQLTVPVVDGCISPDEIRRRVFESGCPGIWERLIEAVVGLEAPDRSRNGPATVAVCTRDRPEDLRRCLDSLAVFARDGHEVLVVDNAPSTDESRQIVETCGFARYVREDRPGESAARNRALREAGHDIVAFSDDDATPDPGWLPALLRNFNDPLVLCVTGLTMPLELETEAQRWFERYSPFGRGFVRKVFDGADVNPLSAWRAGASANMAVRRSALDLIGPFNEALGCGTRSRTGSDYEFFVRILAAGYRIVYDPAALSWHRHRRTWPELRQVLRGYGTGVYAAWTHLLVAHREFIVPKLAVGWFLHTQLPNLLRSLLRRPGSIPLDLLIAELRGCLEGPWAYLEARRELRWMESIP; encoded by the coding sequence ATGGGTGATGCCGTCGTGGATTTCGATCTCGAGCGCGGCGGCCGCGTCGAAGGGCTCGACGGCCGCCGCCAGGCACTCGTCCTGGTGCGGTTCCGCGGGCGCCCGGTCCATCAGTTGACGGTGCCCGTGGTCGACGGCTGCATCTCGCCAGACGAGATCCGACGCCGCGTATTCGAGAGCGGGTGCCCGGGGATCTGGGAGCGCTTGATCGAGGCGGTCGTGGGGCTCGAGGCTCCGGATCGATCTCGCAACGGGCCGGCCACCGTGGCCGTGTGCACCCGGGACCGCCCCGAGGACCTGCGCCGCTGCCTGGACTCGCTCGCGGTGTTCGCACGGGACGGCCACGAGGTGCTGGTCGTGGACAACGCGCCTTCGACGGACGAGTCGCGGCAGATCGTCGAGACCTGCGGCTTCGCGCGTTACGTGCGGGAGGACCGCCCTGGTGAGAGCGCGGCGCGGAACCGGGCGCTGCGCGAAGCGGGCCACGACATCGTCGCCTTCTCCGATGATGACGCCACGCCCGATCCGGGCTGGCTTCCGGCGCTGCTCCGCAACTTCAACGATCCGCTGGTGCTCTGCGTCACCGGCCTCACGATGCCCCTCGAGCTGGAGACCGAGGCGCAACGCTGGTTCGAGCGGTACAGCCCGTTCGGGCGTGGCTTCGTGCGGAAGGTCTTCGATGGCGCCGACGTCAACCCGCTCTCGGCGTGGCGTGCCGGCGCCTCGGCGAACATGGCGGTGCGCCGCTCCGCCCTCGACCTCATCGGCCCGTTCAACGAGGCCCTCGGGTGCGGGACGCGGTCGCGGACCGGCTCCGACTACGAGTTCTTCGTCCGGATCCTGGCCGCCGGCTACCGCATCGTGTACGACCCTGCTGCGCTCAGTTGGCACCGTCATCGGCGCACCTGGCCCGAGCTGCGACAGGTCCTCCGCGGCTATGGGACGGGCGTGTACGCCGCGTGGACGCACCTCCTCGTGGCCCATCGGGAGTTCATCGTGCCGAAGCTCGCAGTCGGCTGGTTCCTGCACACCCAGCTGCCGAACCTGCTGCGCTCCTTGCTGCGTCGGCCGGGCTCGATCCCGCTCGACCTGCTCATCGCCGAGCTCCGCGGCTGCCTGGAAGGCCCCTGGGCGTACCTCGAGGCGCGTCGCGAGCTCCGCTGGATGGAGTCGATCCCGTGA
- a CDS encoding amylo-alpha-1,6-glucosidase, whose product MALARPGLAAPRHTAIALNAHHPWQTVHADYTVLVTNPDGSFSGVGREGLWDYETRILSRWRATLNGIEPILDAAGALECDRWHAHLRVPRTGGTPAGPVLPQDTFEVAILRRVGPGMEERIRVINHSMAPAETELVLELDADFLDILEVGTEREQRGAVDVGWDDAQRCLTFDDHAEHAGRTLHRAVRIRVVTADTEPERDGRRLRFRLNLPPRGVWSATLHYEPFVDGRWRAPLEEAPPDAPLPGTTRDRERARWRSERPRLECAHRVVGPAFDQAADDLFCLRNRDLETEPGHWVVNAGLPAYVALFGRDILTASWQGAMVGAEFARGALEIVARTQATEDSVWRDAEPGKLIHEAHRGPLADLRIRPTDAYYGTQTTPSMFVLLLSEAWHWTGDDALLRRHRDTALRALEWAARYGDRDGDGFLEYERRSPRGLRNQGWKDSDEGIRHADGSLAETPIATVEEQAFYFIALQRMAEILTALGEETLAEDHLARAATLRERFEQAFWMPDERFYALALDGEKRQVRSITSNPGHALGAGIVRADRARAVADRLLAPDMFSGWGVRTLSTRHPSYNPFSYHLGSVWTVENATFALGMKRYGLDEHAERVIAGQFAAAAYFQGYRLPEALGGHSRDDAPFPTIYPNANSPQAWSAGATIQFVQVILGLYPFAPARTLAVIRPRLPEWLPVVTVHRLRVGNATVSIRFERQQDGTTAWDVIERDGLLFVTGSAPPQDLRPADESTDEMLKAWLLEHAPGRTARALRVALGIEEAA is encoded by the coding sequence ATGGCACTCGCGCGACCGGGCCTCGCCGCGCCGCGCCACACGGCCATCGCGCTGAACGCCCACCACCCGTGGCAGACCGTCCACGCCGACTACACGGTGCTCGTCACGAACCCGGACGGCTCCTTCTCCGGCGTGGGTCGCGAGGGGCTCTGGGACTACGAGACGCGCATCCTCTCACGCTGGCGCGCGACATTGAACGGCATCGAGCCCATCCTCGACGCGGCCGGCGCCCTGGAGTGCGACCGCTGGCACGCGCACCTGCGCGTCCCGCGCACCGGAGGCACGCCCGCAGGGCCGGTGCTCCCGCAGGACACGTTCGAGGTGGCCATCCTCCGCCGCGTCGGCCCGGGCATGGAGGAGCGGATCCGCGTCATCAACCACAGCATGGCCCCGGCAGAGACCGAGCTGGTGCTCGAGCTCGATGCGGACTTCCTGGACATCCTCGAGGTCGGCACCGAGCGCGAGCAACGCGGAGCAGTCGACGTTGGGTGGGACGACGCGCAGCGCTGCCTCACGTTCGATGACCACGCCGAGCACGCCGGCCGCACGCTGCATCGCGCGGTCCGCATCCGCGTCGTGACCGCCGACACCGAGCCCGAGCGCGACGGCCGTCGGCTCCGCTTCCGGCTGAACCTGCCGCCGCGCGGCGTGTGGAGCGCGACGCTGCACTACGAGCCGTTCGTGGATGGGCGCTGGCGCGCGCCGCTGGAGGAGGCGCCGCCGGATGCGCCGCTGCCCGGCACCACGCGCGATCGCGAGCGGGCACGCTGGCGCAGCGAGCGGCCGCGGCTGGAGTGCGCCCATCGCGTCGTGGGACCAGCGTTCGATCAGGCGGCGGACGACCTGTTCTGCCTGCGCAACCGCGACCTCGAGACCGAGCCAGGCCACTGGGTCGTGAACGCCGGTCTGCCGGCTTACGTCGCGCTCTTCGGCCGCGACATCCTCACCGCATCGTGGCAGGGCGCGATGGTCGGCGCCGAGTTCGCGCGCGGCGCACTCGAGATCGTCGCCCGCACGCAGGCCACTGAGGACTCCGTCTGGCGCGACGCCGAGCCCGGCAAGCTGATCCACGAGGCGCACCGCGGCCCGCTCGCCGACCTGCGCATCCGCCCGACCGACGCCTACTACGGCACGCAGACCACCCCCTCCATGTTCGTGCTGCTGCTCTCCGAGGCGTGGCACTGGACGGGCGACGACGCGCTGCTCCGCCGCCATCGCGACACCGCGCTGCGCGCCCTGGAATGGGCCGCGCGCTACGGCGACCGCGACGGCGACGGCTTCCTCGAGTACGAGCGGCGCTCGCCCCGCGGGCTGCGCAACCAGGGTTGGAAGGACTCAGACGAGGGGATCCGCCACGCCGATGGCTCGCTGGCCGAGACGCCCATCGCGACCGTCGAGGAGCAGGCGTTTTACTTCATCGCTCTCCAGCGCATGGCGGAGATCCTCACGGCGCTCGGCGAGGAAACGCTCGCGGAGGATCATCTCGCGCGCGCGGCCACGCTCCGGGAGCGCTTCGAGCAGGCGTTCTGGATGCCGGACGAGCGCTTCTACGCGCTGGCGCTGGACGGCGAGAAGCGGCAGGTCCGCTCGATCACGAGCAACCCCGGGCACGCGCTGGGCGCGGGGATCGTGCGCGCGGACCGGGCGCGCGCGGTCGCGGACCGGCTGCTCGCACCAGACATGTTCAGCGGCTGGGGCGTGCGCACGCTCTCGACCCGGCACCCGAGCTACAACCCCTTCTCCTACCACCTCGGCTCGGTCTGGACCGTCGAGAACGCGACGTTCGCGCTCGGCATGAAGCGCTACGGGCTGGACGAGCACGCCGAGCGCGTGATCGCGGGCCAGTTCGCCGCGGCCGCGTACTTCCAGGGCTACCGGCTGCCCGAGGCGCTGGGCGGTCACTCGCGAGACGATGCGCCGTTTCCGACGATCTACCCCAACGCGAACAGCCCGCAGGCGTGGAGCGCCGGCGCGACGATCCAGTTCGTGCAGGTCATACTCGGGCTGTACCCGTTCGCGCCCGCGCGCACGCTGGCCGTCATCCGGCCGCGGCTGCCGGAGTGGCTGCCCGTTGTGACGGTGCACCGCCTGCGTGTGGGCAATGCGACCGTGAGCATCCGCTTCGAGCGTCAGCAGGACGGCACCACGGCATGGGACGTGATCGAGCGCGACGGGCTGCTGTTCGTCACCGGCAGCGCTCCGCCGCAGGACCTGCGGCCCGCGGACGAGAGCACGGACGAGATGCTGAAGGCGTGGCTGCTCGAGCATGCGCCGGGCCGGACCGCGCGCGCGCTCCGCGTCGCGCTGGGGATCGAGGAGGCGGCATGA
- a CDS encoding short-chain dehydrogenase, with product MKRLEDQVIVITGASSGIGLVTAREAARRGAKVVLAARNARDIEREAEAIRLAGGEAIAVATDVTEYAQVERLARRAVEQYGRIDTWVSNAGVSAYGTFEDVPLDEFRRVVDVNFFGCVHGARAALPHLERTGGALICVGSVLSDRGVPLQGAYCASKHAIKGWLDSLRAELMRRGSRVRVTLIKPSSMNTPLFAKSRTYLGVEPRPIPPVYKPEIAAHAILHAAESAERDLFVGGWGAVLSIAQRISPRAVDWYLERTAFAAQRTAETKSADAPANLFAPLDHDGGAYGTFGDESKTRSFYQVAAEHGAARSFAAAAAMGLGALALVHRSERGRLPAALLGAAAVLFAGRSASRAYARRYGAVRASPWGTSGSERSRTPAAA from the coding sequence ATGAAGCGGTTGGAGGACCAGGTCATCGTGATCACGGGCGCGTCCAGCGGGATCGGGCTGGTCACCGCGCGGGAGGCCGCGCGCCGCGGCGCCAAGGTCGTGCTGGCGGCGAGGAACGCGCGGGACATCGAGCGCGAGGCGGAAGCCATCCGGCTGGCAGGCGGCGAAGCGATCGCGGTCGCGACGGACGTCACGGAGTACGCGCAGGTCGAGCGTCTGGCACGGCGCGCGGTGGAGCAGTACGGCCGCATCGACACGTGGGTCAGCAACGCGGGCGTGAGCGCGTACGGCACGTTCGAGGACGTGCCGCTGGACGAGTTCCGGCGCGTCGTCGACGTCAACTTCTTCGGCTGCGTCCACGGCGCGCGCGCCGCATTGCCGCACCTCGAGCGCACGGGCGGCGCGCTGATCTGTGTGGGCAGCGTGCTCTCGGACCGCGGCGTCCCGCTCCAGGGCGCGTACTGCGCCTCGAAGCACGCGATCAAGGGCTGGCTGGATTCGCTGCGCGCGGAGCTGATGCGGCGGGGCTCGCGCGTGCGCGTCACGCTGATCAAGCCCAGCTCGATGAACACGCCGCTGTTCGCGAAGTCACGGACGTACCTGGGCGTCGAGCCGAGGCCGATTCCTCCGGTGTACAAACCGGAGATCGCGGCGCACGCGATCCTGCACGCCGCGGAATCCGCCGAGCGCGACCTCTTCGTGGGCGGCTGGGGCGCCGTGCTGAGCATCGCCCAGCGCATCAGCCCCCGCGCCGTCGACTGGTATCTCGAGCGCACGGCCTTCGCGGCGCAGCGCACGGCCGAGACGAAGAGCGCGGACGCGCCGGCCAACCTCTTTGCGCCGCTGGACCACGACGGCGGCGCGTATGGCACGTTCGGGGATGAGTCGAAGACGCGCAGCTTCTACCAGGTCGCAGCGGAGCACGGCGCGGCGAGGTCTTTCGCTGCCGCTGCGGCGATGGGGCTCGGCGCGCTCGCGCTCGTACACCGATCGGAGCGGGGCAGGCTGCCGGCCGCATTGCTGGGCGCCGCGGCGGTCCTGTTCGCGGGCCGCAGCGCCTCCCGCGCGTATGCCCGGCGTTACGGCGCGGTGCGGGCCAGCCCGTGGGGGACCAGCGGTAGCGAACGCAGCCGCACGCCGGCCGCGGCGTAG
- a CDS encoding quinoprotein dehydrogenase-associated putative ABC transporter substrate-binding protein: MAVRSRKDGRPRTLGWAVLLPAFAALLVAGEVRGQEVRELRVCADPNNLPYSNDRHEGFENKLAELIARELGATLSYTWWPQRRGFIRNTLREQKCDLVMGVPTSYELVLTTRPYYRSTYVFVYRKDRGYQIRSLDDPILRELKIGVHIIGDDYNNSPPAHALGRRQIVKNVVGYSVYGDYSEPNPPARLIEAVARGDVDVAIAWGPIAGYFAKQESVPLELVPVSPSIDLPFLPFVYDISMGVRREDEAFKEELEAILVRRQAEIREILESYGVPLVGVGKARTSSVTTEGERRS, translated from the coding sequence ATGGCAGTTCGATCGAGGAAGGATGGGCGACCGCGGACGCTGGGGTGGGCCGTCCTGCTGCCGGCGTTCGCGGCGCTGCTCGTTGCGGGGGAGGTGCGGGGGCAGGAGGTGCGGGAGCTCCGGGTGTGCGCGGATCCGAACAACCTCCCCTACTCCAACGACCGACACGAAGGATTCGAGAACAAGCTCGCCGAGCTCATCGCCCGTGAGCTCGGCGCGACGTTGAGCTACACGTGGTGGCCGCAGCGCCGCGGGTTCATCCGCAACACGCTGCGGGAGCAGAAGTGCGACCTGGTGATGGGCGTGCCGACGAGCTACGAGCTCGTGCTCACCACCCGGCCGTACTACCGGTCCACCTACGTGTTCGTCTACCGGAAGGATCGCGGGTACCAGATCCGATCCCTGGATGACCCGATCCTCCGCGAGCTGAAGATCGGCGTCCACATCATCGGGGACGACTACAACAACAGCCCGCCGGCGCACGCGCTCGGGAGGCGGCAGATCGTCAAGAACGTCGTCGGCTACAGTGTCTACGGTGACTATTCGGAGCCGAACCCGCCGGCCCGGCTGATCGAGGCGGTGGCGCGGGGGGACGTGGATGTGGCGATCGCGTGGGGTCCGATCGCGGGTTACTTCGCGAAGCAGGAGTCGGTCCCGCTCGAGCTCGTGCCGGTCTCTCCCAGCATCGACCTCCCGTTCCTTCCTTTCGTGTACGACATTTCGATGGGCGTGCGGCGGGAAGACGAGGCGTTCAAGGAGGAGCTGGAGGCGATCCTGGTTCGCAGGCAGGCGGAGATCCGCGAGATCCTGGAGTCGTACGGCGTCCCGCTCGTGGGAGTCGGGAAGGCCCGTACTTCGTCCGTCACGACTGAAGGAGAACGGAGGTCATGA